One Cryobacterium roopkundense DNA segment encodes these proteins:
- the cas2e gene encoding type I-E CRISPR-associated endoribonuclease Cas2e yields MFVTLRITAVPDHLRGYLSRFLVEYGTGLYVGNVSRRIVDSLWSRVTDAAGEGEIVLVTSEATNEQGFKVRLHQGRGKEVVDMDGFELLRSIPEGAYYDSEPFPD; encoded by the coding sequence ATGTTCGTCACTTTGCGAATCACCGCAGTTCCAGACCATCTCCGCGGATACCTCAGCAGGTTCCTTGTCGAATATGGCACTGGACTTTACGTGGGAAATGTGTCCAGACGAATCGTTGATTCTCTCTGGTCCCGAGTCACGGACGCCGCCGGAGAGGGCGAAATTGTGTTGGTGACAAGTGAAGCAACCAACGAACAAGGTTTCAAAGTCCGTCTCCATCAAGGCCGGGGCAAAGAAGTGGTCGACATGGATGGATTCGAGCTCCTTAGGAGCATTCCAGAAGGAGCATATTACGATTCGGAGCCTTTTCCAGATTAG